One window from the genome of Megalobrama amblycephala isolate DHTTF-2021 linkage group LG4, ASM1881202v1, whole genome shotgun sequence encodes:
- the ckma gene encoding creatine kinase, muscle a, whose translation MPFGNTHNNFKLNYSADEEYPDLTKHNNHMAKALTKEIYAKLRDKQTPTGYTLDDVIQTGVDNPGHPFIMTVGCVAGDEESYEVFKELLDPIISDRHNGYKATDKHKTDLNFENLKGGDDLDPNYVLSSRVRTGRSIKGYALPPHNSRGERRAVEKLSVEALNSLDGEFKGKYYPLKSMTDAEQEQLIADHFLFDKPVSPLLLAAGMARDWPDARGIWHNENKTFLVWVNEEDHLRVISMQQGGNMKEVFKRFCVGLQRIEEIFKKHNHGFMWNEHLGFVLTCPSNLGTGLRGGVHVKLPKLSTHAKFEEILTRLRLQKRGTGGVDTASVGGVFDISNADRLGSSEVEQVQCVVDGVKLMIEMEKKLEKGESIDSMIPAQK comes from the exons ATGCCTTTCGGAAACACCCACAACAACTTCAAGCTGAACTATTCAGCTGATGAAGAGTATCCAGACCTTACCAAGCATAACAACCACATGGCCAAGGCGCTGACTAAGGAAATTTATGCCAAGCTTAGGGACAAGCAGACCCCCACTGGGTACACACTGGATGATGTCATCCAGACCGGTGTTGACAACCCAG GTCATCCCTTCATCATGACCGTCGGCTGCGTTGCTGGTGATGAGGAGTCCTACGAGGTCTTCAAGGAGCTCCTTGACCCCATCATTTCCGACCGCCACAATGGATACAAGGCAACTGACAAGCACAAGACCGACCTCAACTTTGAGAACCTGAAG GGTGGTGATGACCTGGACCCCAACTACGTTCTGAGCAGCCGTGTGCGTACCGGCCGCAGCATCAAGGGATACGCCCTGCCCCCCCACAACAGCCGTGGAGAGCGCAGAGCTGTGGAGAAGCTGTCTGTTGAAG CTCTGAACAGCTTGGATGGAGAGTTCAAGGGCAAGTATTACCCCCTGAAGTCCATGACTGATGCCGAGCAGGAGCAGCTGATCGCTGACCACTTCCTCTTTGACAAACCCGTCTCCCCCCTGCTGCTGGCTGCGGGTATGGCCCGTGATTGGCCCGATGCTAGAGGCATTTG GCACAATGAGAACAAGACCTTCCTGGTCTGGGTGAACGAGGAGGATCATCTGCGTGTCATTTCCATGCAGCAGGGTGGCAACATGAAGGAAGTGTTCAAGCGCTTCTGCGTTGGTCTTCAGAGG ATCGAGGAAATTTTCAAGAAGCACAACCATGGATTCATGTGGAACGAGCATCTTGGTTTCGTTCTGACCTGCCCCTCCAACCTTGGCACAGGACTGCGTGGTGGTGTCCACGTCAAGCTGCCCAAGCTGAGCACACATGCCAAATTTGAGGAGATCCTGACCAGACTGCGCCTGCAGAAGCGTGGCACAG GTGGTGTGGACACCGCTTCCGTTGGTGGAGTGTTTGACATTTCCAATGCTGACCGTCTGGGCTCTTCAGAGGTTGAGCAGGTGCAGTGTGTTGTTGATGGCGTCAAGCTGATGATCGAGATGGAGAAGAAGCTGGAGAAGGGCGAGTCCATCGACAGCATGATCCCTGCCCAGAAGTAA